The following DNA comes from Burkholderiales bacterium.
TGCAGGGCGCATTCCCGGCAGCTTCTTTCGGCGTGAAGGCAAGCCCTCCGAGAAGGAAATTCTCACCTCCCGCCTCATCGACCGCCCCCTGCGGCCCCTCTTTCCCGATGGTTTCTACAACGAAGTGCAGATCGTGGCGACGGTGATGTCCGCCAACCCCGACGTGGATCCGGACATCCCGGCGCTCATCGGGGCGTCGGCGGCGCTATCCCTTTCCGGTGTGCCTTTCCACGGCCCCATTGGCGCCGCCCGCGTGGGTTACCAGGACGGCCAGTATCTGCTCAATCCCACCATCAGCGAGCTGAAGACTTCTGAGCTCGATCTGGTGGTGGCGGGCACGGAGCAGGCGGTGTTGATGGTGGAATCGGAGGCCATGGAGCTGCCCGAGGACGTGATGCTGGGGGCGGTGATGTTCGGCCACGAACAGTTGCAAACCGTCATCCGGGCCATCAACGAGCTTACCGAAGAGGCCGGTGCCGAGCCGTGGGACTGGACGCCGCCTGCGCGTGACGAAGCCCTGGTGGAACGCATCCGCCAGCTTGCCGAAGCGGAGCTTCAGGAAGCCTACCGCATCACCCAGAAACAGCAGCGAGTGGCGCGGGTGGATGCGATCCGGGAAAAAGTCTTTGCCGAGCTCATCACGCCCGACATGGATACCATGGCGCAGAACGCCATCAAGTCCCATTTCTTCGAGTTGGAAGCCAAGGTGGTGCGCAGCCGCATCCTCGCCGGTGAGCCCCGGATCGATGGTCGCGACACGCGCACGGTGCGCCCCATCAGTATCCGCACCGGCATCCTACCCCGTGCCCACGGCTCCGCCCTCTTCACACGGGGGGAAACGCAGGCGCTGGTGGTGGCGACCCTGGGTACCGCCCGCGATGCACAAATCATCGATGCCCTCGAAGGCAGCTATTCCGAGCGTTTCATGATGCATTACAACATGCCCCCCTATGCCACCGGTGAGACCGGGCGGGTGGGCGTGCCCAAGCGGCGGGAAATCGGCCATGGCTGGCTGGCGAAGCGGGCTCTGCTGGCCGTGCTGCCCAGCGAGGAGGAATTCGCCTATTCCATCCGCCTCGTTTCCGAAATCACGGAATCCAATGGCTCCAGCTCCATGGCTTCGGTCTGCGGCGGCTGTCTTGCCCTGATGGATGCGGGCGTGCCGGTGAAGGCCCATACGGCGGGGATCGCCATGGGCCTGATCAAGGAAGGGAACCGCTTTGCCGTGCTCACCGACATCCTGGGGGATGAGGACCACCTGGGTGACATGGATTTCAAGGTGGCCGGCACCGAACGCGGTGTCACTGCCCTGCAGATGGACATCAAGATCACCGGCATCACCAAGGAGATCATGCAGGTCGCCCTCAATCAGGCGCGGGAAGGGCGCATGCACATCCTCAAGCTCATGAAGGAGGCCATGCCCCAAGTGCGGGAGGAGCTTTCCACTTACGCCCCCCGCATGATCACCATGAAGATCAACCCGGAGAAGATCCGGGACGTGATCGGCAAGGGTGGAGCCGTCATCCGTGCCCTCACCGAGGAGACCGGAACCCAGATCGATATCGCCGAGGATGGCACGGTCACCATCGCCTGCGTCAATCCGGAAGCCGGCGCCGCCGCCAAGCGGCGCATCGAGGAACTCACCGCCGAAGTGGAAGTGGGCAAGGTGTACGAGGGGACGGTGCTCAAGCTGCTGGATTTCGGCGCCATCGTCAGTGTGCTGCCCGGCCGGGACGGCCTGTTGCACATCTCCCAGATTGCCCATGAACGGGTGAACAACGTCTCCGACTACCTCAAGGAAGGCCAGACCGTGCGCGTCAAGGTCCTGGAGGCGGACGAGAAGGGTCGCCTGCGTCTTTCCATGAAGGCCCTCTTGGAGCCGCCGGCAGGACAGAAGGCTGAGAGCGCGGAAAAGAAACCCGAGCCGGCGGCCTGATTTCTACTGGGGTCGGAAGAAGGGCGGCTTCGGCTGCCCTTTTTCATTGGCGAAGCCTTTTCAACCCGCCCCGCTCCCGCTAGCGTGGCGCCAAGGCGCCGGCGCCCAGGCCGGGAGGTGGGTCCTACCGATCGGCAGGGGGCTGGGCCGGAGGCCCTTTCAGCGCAGCGAGGCGAGGAAGCCCTGCCACCAGCGGCGTCGGCTCTGGGGCACAATCCAGGCCGGTTTCAGTTCCACTGGTGGCACCTGGCTCATCACCCAGCCGGGCAGGACGGGATTCCTGGAAGAGCCGCAACTGCTGCCGAGGTGGTTGGGGTCGTAGATCTTGATGAAGGTGGGATGCTCCAGATCGTCTGCATAGACGATGCTGCAGTAGTCCTCCCGGTGTTCTTCCCGCAGCAGGCGATCCAGGTCGGTGATGAATTTGCGCACGTGGTCGGCATCGGCCGGCGCGGTGGGGGGAGGCTCCCCCACGGCGTAGAGGTACCAGCCGGCCTGGGGATCGACCCGCTGCCAGAAGGCGGTGAGCTGATCCCACTGCATGATGCCGTACAACAGCCCGTTGAGCTTGCGGGTGAAGTCGGTATCCGGCAGTGGGGCAGGGGCGCTCATGGAGGGTTTACTTGGCCATTTGCCGCTCGCGCAGCTCGTCCAGGGTCTTGCAGTCGATGCAGAGTGTGGCGGTGGGACGGGCTTCCAGCCGTTTGAGGCCGATTTCCACCCCGCAGCTTTCACAGTAGCCGTATTCCCCGGCGTCGATCTTGGCCAGGGTCTCCTCGATCTTTTTGATGAGCTTGCGTTCCCGGTCCCGGTTACGCAGCTCCAAGGCCATGTCGGACTCCTGACTTGCCCGATCGTTGGGATCAGCGAATACCGTCGCCTCGTCCTGCATGGTGTGGACGGTGCGGT
Coding sequences within:
- the dksA gene encoding RNA polymerase-binding protein DksA yields the protein MAAEFHKTFAPYVPKKGEAYMNPKQLAHFRKILEEWKAELSQDIDRTVHTMQDEATVFADPNDRASQESDMALELRNRDRERKLIKKIEETLAKIDAGEYGYCESCGVEIGLKRLEARPTATLCIDCKTLDELRERQMAK
- the pnp gene encoding polyribonucleotide nucleotidyltransferase, with the protein product MPKVAYFKKTFAYGKHQVTLETGEIARQASGAVMVNMDDTCVLVTVVAAKGVKPGQDFFPLTVDYQERTYAAGRIPGSFFRREGKPSEKEILTSRLIDRPLRPLFPDGFYNEVQIVATVMSANPDVDPDIPALIGASAALSLSGVPFHGPIGAARVGYQDGQYLLNPTISELKTSELDLVVAGTEQAVLMVESEAMELPEDVMLGAVMFGHEQLQTVIRAINELTEEAGAEPWDWTPPARDEALVERIRQLAEAELQEAYRITQKQQRVARVDAIREKVFAELITPDMDTMAQNAIKSHFFELEAKVVRSRILAGEPRIDGRDTRTVRPISIRTGILPRAHGSALFTRGETQALVVATLGTARDAQIIDALEGSYSERFMMHYNMPPYATGETGRVGVPKRREIGHGWLAKRALLAVLPSEEEFAYSIRLVSEITESNGSSSMASVCGGCLALMDAGVPVKAHTAGIAMGLIKEGNRFAVLTDILGDEDHLGDMDFKVAGTERGVTALQMDIKITGITKEIMQVALNQAREGRMHILKLMKEAMPQVREELSTYAPRMITMKINPEKIRDVIGKGGAVIRALTEETGTQIDIAEDGTVTIACVNPEAGAAAKRRIEELTAEVEVGKVYEGTVLKLLDFGAIVSVLPGRDGLLHISQIAHERVNNVSDYLKEGQTVRVKVLEADEKGRLRLSMKALLEPPAGQKAESAEKKPEPAA